A region from the uncultured Macellibacteroides sp. genome encodes:
- a CDS encoding RNA polymerase sigma-70 factor: MQVVIANEDKLITKKLEEELILFKDLFHDFYPQLLSFAFKYVHNKYASEDIVQDVFLSIWNRKEFINFDEPMKPLLYKVTYNKTINYLNSNEVKCRIDNNESIDEQLNREITNYNQHDMLMLKETTHEINRIIEMLSPQCKKVFLLSRKNNLKNKEIAELLNISEKTVEKHITKALAEIRTHLIDIGLMSTFIGIIGWSQLQ, encoded by the coding sequence ATGCAAGTAGTGATCGCTAATGAAGATAAATTAATTACTAAAAAATTAGAAGAAGAACTGATTCTCTTCAAAGATCTGTTTCATGACTTTTATCCTCAGCTATTATCTTTTGCTTTTAAGTATGTCCATAATAAATATGCATCCGAGGATATTGTCCAGGATGTTTTTCTTTCTATTTGGAATAGAAAAGAGTTTATAAATTTTGATGAGCCGATGAAACCCTTACTCTATAAGGTAACCTATAACAAAACGATCAACTATCTAAATTCGAACGAAGTAAAATGCAGAATTGACAATAACGAAAGTATTGACGAACAACTAAATCGCGAAATCACGAATTATAATCAGCATGATATGTTGATGCTAAAAGAGACAACTCACGAAATAAACAGAATTATCGAGATGCTGTCGCCGCAATGTAAAAAGGTATTTTTATTAAGCCGAAAAAACAATCTTAAGAATAAAGAAATTGCTGAACTTTTAAATATAAGTGAGAAAACGGTGGAAAAGCACATAACCAAAGCATTGGCTGAAATCAGGACTCATTTAATTGATATAGGTTTAATGAGTACATTCATTGGCATTATCGGCTGGAGTCAATTACAATAA
- a CDS encoding TonB-dependent receptor codes for MKLIVLLAAIALFQLSATESYAQNTKITLSMKNATLIEAIKQIEKQTEFVFFYNNAEIDMNRIVNIHINNGNIKEFLNKELAGYNYRIENNKIVLTPNVTQQNAKIKGKVTDASGVPIIGANVTESGTSNGTITDVDGTFTLDVKAGAQLKVSYIGYLSKMVLVDNKTSFSIQLSEDTQTLDEVVVVGYGTIRKADLSGSISVLDGKSFKDQPITQVTDAIQGRMSGVQVENSSVPGGSVKIRVRGSNSINRSNEPLYVVDGIVRESGLNGINSDDIQSIQVLKDASSTAIYGSRGSNGVVLVTTKTGNSNQRIISFDAQLSAATVYKTYNILSPFEYATAYREIKNPNAFTEDQMNAYKNGTAGIDWQDEIFRTGTTQNYKLAISNGNKDAQYYISANYVGQDGIVDYSSNKRYQVRANITSDLTKWLHVTADVNASHSIRKGSSYEASKSNPLWIALNYSPTIEMMDEKGNYNKDIYNSIASNPKGVISLNGNENITDVVNGMVDMRFTILPGLTFTTTNGLDYYDAKGYSFSSAKVETKSSMGNNDSYRMMLQSSNNVTYTGKWGDHALTATGVYEVTSTEGRSMSLNGTNLLTESVGWWDVNMASTHTFNNDYYKWSLMSGVGRVMYNYKDKYLVTGTLRADGSSKFTNKKWGYFPSVAVAWSLGNEEFMKSQKLFQDVKVRASYGIVGNQAINPYETLGLLAQTSYSFGGTTNYTGYWSNTLATPDLTWEKTKQFDLGLDFSMLDHRLNVSADYFYKKTVDGLLQKQIPKYDGGGTYWVNAGEISNKGLDLSLTAHILQNKDFKWTSSINGTYLKNKVESLAGDEFLYGTSPASGMVEEVTIIKPGYSIGSFYGYEWQGLDNKGDNIYADLNDNGEFDSGDRTIIGKSTPDFTIGWNNQFSWKNWDLNLFFNSSFGAKKLNLVRFTMASMVGDSRFITLRESYMDNFDRNQSQSAAYPSLLSSSSNYQPASTQWLESADYVRLENISLSYNLSKEITKFADLRLTLSCQNLITLTGYKGFDPASSSFSSSNVDINSGIDMGAYPSPRTVTFGVKMNF; via the coding sequence ATGAAATTGATTGTATTGCTTGCAGCTATTGCCCTTTTCCAACTTTCCGCCACAGAGAGTTATGCTCAAAATACAAAGATTACTCTGAGTATGAAGAATGCAACGTTAATTGAGGCAATAAAACAAATAGAGAAACAAACAGAGTTTGTCTTTTTTTATAACAATGCAGAAATTGATATGAATAGGATCGTAAATATTCATATCAATAACGGAAATATCAAAGAATTTCTCAATAAGGAATTAGCTGGATATAATTACCGGATCGAAAACAATAAAATTGTGTTGACGCCAAATGTAACACAGCAGAATGCAAAGATAAAAGGGAAGGTAACAGATGCTTCAGGTGTTCCAATTATTGGAGCCAACGTTACAGAAAGTGGAACAAGTAATGGAACTATTACTGATGTAGATGGAACCTTTACCTTAGATGTTAAAGCCGGAGCTCAGTTGAAAGTATCTTACATAGGGTATTTATCAAAAATGGTTTTGGTAGACAATAAGACTTCTTTCTCTATTCAATTATCAGAAGATACCCAAACACTGGACGAAGTGGTGGTTGTAGGATATGGAACGATAAGAAAAGCCGATTTATCCGGATCTATTTCTGTATTGGATGGGAAAAGTTTCAAGGACCAGCCTATTACTCAGGTTACTGATGCTATTCAAGGTAGAATGTCTGGTGTGCAGGTGGAAAATAGTAGTGTACCAGGCGGATCAGTTAAAATTCGTGTTCGCGGGTCCAATTCTATTAATCGAAGCAATGAGCCGTTGTATGTAGTGGATGGAATTGTTCGTGAAAGTGGATTAAATGGTATAAACTCTGATGATATTCAGTCAATTCAGGTATTGAAAGATGCTTCTTCAACAGCTATTTACGGTTCAAGAGGTTCTAACGGGGTTGTATTGGTTACAACAAAGACAGGTAATTCAAATCAGCGGATTATTTCATTTGATGCTCAATTAAGTGCTGCTACTGTTTATAAAACCTATAATATTCTTTCTCCTTTTGAATATGCTACCGCTTATCGGGAAATAAAAAATCCGAATGCATTTACTGAAGATCAGATGAATGCCTATAAAAATGGAACAGCGGGTATTGATTGGCAAGATGAAATTTTCCGTACGGGAACGACTCAAAACTATAAATTAGCTATTTCAAACGGAAATAAAGATGCACAATATTATATTTCGGCTAATTATGTGGGTCAGGATGGTATTGTAGACTATTCATCAAACAAACGTTATCAGGTACGTGCCAATATTACCTCTGATCTTACAAAATGGTTGCATGTAACTGCAGATGTAAATGCTTCTCACAGTATTCGTAAGGGTAGTAGTTACGAAGCAAGTAAGTCGAATCCGTTGTGGATTGCATTAAACTATTCACCCACAATTGAGATGATGGATGAAAAAGGAAACTATAATAAAGATATCTACAACTCTATAGCAAGTAATCCCAAAGGTGTTATTTCTTTGAACGGTAACGAAAATATTACGGATGTTGTTAATGGAATGGTCGACATGAGATTTACAATTCTTCCCGGTCTTACTTTCACTACAACAAATGGTTTGGATTATTACGATGCAAAGGGGTATTCTTTTAGCTCGGCTAAAGTAGAGACAAAGAGCTCAATGGGTAATAACGATTCATATCGGATGATGTTGCAAAGTTCAAACAATGTAACCTATACAGGGAAATGGGGAGACCATGCGTTGACTGCAACAGGTGTTTACGAAGTAACTTCAACAGAAGGACGTTCCATGTCATTAAACGGAACAAATCTACTGACAGAAAGTGTAGGTTGGTGGGATGTAAACATGGCTTCAACACATACATTTAACAATGATTATTATAAATGGTCTTTGATGTCGGGAGTGGGGCGTGTAATGTATAATTACAAGGATAAATATCTTGTAACAGGTACACTTCGTGCGGATGGTTCTTCAAAATTTACAAATAAAAAATGGGGATACTTCCCTTCTGTTGCTGTAGCCTGGAGTTTAGGTAACGAAGAATTCATGAAGTCACAGAAACTTTTTCAGGATGTAAAAGTTCGTGCAAGCTATGGTATTGTGGGTAATCAGGCTATCAATCCGTATGAAACACTAGGTTTGCTTGCTCAGACAAGCTATTCTTTTGGTGGAACAACTAATTATACAGGCTATTGGTCTAATACACTTGCTACGCCAGATCTTACCTGGGAAAAGACAAAACAGTTTGACTTGGGTTTGGACTTCTCAATGCTAGACCATCGTTTGAATGTATCTGCAGACTATTTTTATAAGAAAACTGTGGATGGATTATTGCAGAAGCAGATCCCTAAGTATGATGGGGGTGGTACTTATTGGGTGAATGCCGGAGAAATCAGTAACAAAGGACTTGATTTGTCATTGACAGCACATATTCTACAAAACAAAGACTTTAAATGGACTTCCTCTATAAATGGTACTTACTTGAAAAACAAGGTAGAATCACTTGCTGGTGACGAATTTTTGTATGGAACTTCTCCTGCCAGTGGTATGGTTGAAGAGGTAACAATCATTAAGCCGGGTTACTCTATCGGTTCTTTCTATGGGTATGAATGGCAAGGTCTCGATAATAAAGGCGACAATATATACGCCGACTTGAATGATAATGGCGAATTTGATAGCGGAGACCGTACAATTATTGGTAAATCAACTCCTGATTTTACAATTGGATGGAATAACCAATTTTCTTGGAAAAACTGGGACCTGAACTTGTTTTTTAATAGTTCTTTCGGAGCTAAAAAACTGAACTTAGTTAGATTTACTATGGCATCTATGGTCGGAGACTCTCGTTTTATTACGTTACGAGAATCATATATGGATAATTTTGATCGTAACCAATCTCAATCAGCGGCATATCCTTCTTTGTTGAGTTCAAGTTCAAATTATCAGCCGGCTTCTACACAATGGCTTGAATCTGCTGATTATGTACGTTTGGAGAATATCAGTTTATCTTATAACTTGTCAAAAGAAATTACAAAGTTTGCTGACTTACGTCTTACTTTAAGCTGCCAAAACTTGATTACGCTAACAGGTTATAAGGGATTTGACCCTGCAAGTTCATCTTTTTCCAGTTCAAATGTGGATATAAACAGTGGAATTGACATGGGCGCATATCCTTCACCTCGTACCGTTACATTTGGCGTAAAAATGAATTTTTAA
- a CDS encoding FecR family protein produces MNDIITKYLQGEASDNEKQMLLDWLRESELNKKTFSELQDIWLSAGSPLSSELDTSKAYIRFKEKVFAQETKKNTLTVFPFYKIVATVALLISCSFIFYYVGKNSSSDTVSKVNEVVVNQVIMGNNSKGSVLLPDGTKAWLNANSKLIYPEMFSKTSRKVKLEGEAYFEVVHNEKAPFYVETENMTVNVLGTHFDVKSYSGKEFTQTVLLSGKVEVLLHNTNKKIILKPNQMISNNNRTGTYKLNDVDAKEYTIWINEKLVFTNEKLSTILSKMEHWYGVEFDCDKKISQNQRLSLTIRKETKEEIMELVGLIAHVDYRIENDKIIIRSK; encoded by the coding sequence ATGAATGATATAATAACAAAATATTTACAAGGCGAAGCTTCTGATAATGAAAAACAGATGCTTCTTGATTGGCTAAGAGAAAGTGAGTTAAATAAAAAAACTTTTTCGGAGCTGCAGGACATCTGGTTAAGTGCAGGATCTCCATTATCTTCAGAATTAGACACCAGTAAAGCTTATATCCGCTTTAAAGAAAAAGTATTTGCCCAGGAGACAAAGAAAAATACATTGACTGTTTTTCCTTTTTATAAAATTGTTGCCACGGTAGCCTTATTGATAAGCTGTTCGTTTATTTTCTATTATGTAGGGAAAAACAGTTCGTCTGATACTGTTTCTAAAGTAAATGAAGTTGTAGTAAATCAGGTTATTATGGGTAATAATAGCAAAGGATCCGTACTATTACCCGACGGAACTAAAGCATGGCTTAACGCTAACAGTAAATTAATCTATCCTGAAATGTTTTCTAAAACTTCCCGAAAAGTCAAACTTGAGGGAGAAGCCTATTTTGAAGTTGTTCATAACGAAAAAGCTCCTTTTTATGTTGAAACCGAAAATATGACTGTAAATGTGCTTGGAACTCACTTTGATGTAAAAAGCTATTCTGGAAAAGAGTTTACTCAAACAGTCTTATTGTCTGGAAAAGTGGAGGTTCTATTGCATAATACCAATAAGAAAATAATTCTGAAACCAAACCAGATGATATCTAACAACAATCGAACCGGAACTTACAAGCTAAATGACGTGGATGCCAAAGAATACACTATATGGATTAATGAAAAATTGGTTTTCACTAACGAAAAACTATCAACTATTTTAAGTAAAATGGAACATTGGTACGGAGTAGAATTTGACTGTGATAAAAAGATATCGCAAAACCAGCGACTTTCGTTAACCATAAGAAAAGAAACCAAGGAAGAAATAATGGAATTAGTCGGGTTAATTGCCCACGTTGATTATCGTATTGAAAATGACAAAATAATTATACGATCTAAATAA
- a CDS encoding RagB/SusD family nutrient uptake outer membrane protein yields MKIKILIGCAFLFSLATTSCSDFLEEDPKGSLTQENFFSSQNELNMSVYSLYSKVMSTQGNTNMQIPQWMGDDMTANPGSNKQAYAEFDRFAPADNNKGVTNCWNAYYTLIKAANYIILNADKTPTSAEEINIAIGQAKYWRAYSYFTLVRIWGPLPMNLTNLIDTSTPLSSVEEVYAQIVNDLQDCESLLPASYTDAPRKMYGADAYITKQGAKSTLAAVYMAMAGWPLNKTENYALAAAKAKEVIDGVNSGTYNYILEPEFKNVYSPSHNYTLETVVGINYQKAFTWAQDSQLTSSNLFESLGGWGDAYGEIRFWKNMPEGARKDAIYAPKILLLNGKLVNWWEKDANGVNYVPENHPMFSIFTVGPGDTDYDYTKTPSYDMTNSHRHRCIRYSEVLLWYAESQARAEGTPNSLAYECINKVRGRAGLEPLPSGMSGKAFADAALAEHGWEVAGNWVGLVTRRADQLRMELLEKTFTERAANASVEVAPGVSVNETVVFANKTWNQNLLYAPYPATDVSLNSNLVR; encoded by the coding sequence ATGAAAATAAAAATATTGATAGGTTGTGCGTTCCTGTTTTCTTTGGCAACAACTTCATGTAGCGATTTTCTGGAAGAAGATCCAAAAGGTAGTCTCACGCAAGAAAATTTCTTTTCCTCTCAGAATGAGCTTAACATGAGCGTATACTCTTTGTATAGCAAAGTTATGTCAACTCAAGGAAATACGAATATGCAGATTCCTCAGTGGATGGGCGATGATATGACAGCCAATCCAGGGAGTAACAAACAGGCGTATGCAGAATTTGACCGTTTTGCTCCTGCTGATAATAATAAAGGGGTGACAAATTGCTGGAATGCTTATTATACATTAATTAAAGCCGCTAATTATATTATTTTGAATGCAGATAAAACACCTACATCTGCCGAAGAGATTAATATTGCTATTGGTCAGGCTAAATACTGGAGAGCTTACAGTTATTTTACTTTAGTTAGAATATGGGGACCGCTTCCTATGAATTTAACAAATTTAATAGACACCTCGACTCCTTTATCTTCGGTAGAAGAAGTATATGCTCAGATTGTGAACGATTTGCAGGATTGCGAAAGCTTATTGCCTGCAAGCTATACGGATGCTCCAAGAAAAATGTATGGTGCGGATGCTTATATAACGAAACAGGGTGCTAAGTCGACTTTGGCTGCAGTATATATGGCTATGGCAGGCTGGCCATTGAATAAGACCGAAAATTATGCGTTGGCTGCTGCTAAAGCTAAGGAGGTAATTGATGGCGTAAACAGCGGAACTTATAATTACATTCTTGAACCAGAATTTAAAAATGTTTATTCTCCAAGTCATAATTATACACTTGAAACGGTTGTCGGGATTAATTATCAGAAAGCTTTTACATGGGCTCAGGATTCACAGCTTACTTCTTCCAATCTATTTGAATCTTTAGGTGGTTGGGGTGATGCATATGGCGAAATCCGCTTCTGGAAAAATATGCCTGAAGGTGCTCGTAAAGATGCTATTTATGCACCTAAGATATTGTTGTTAAATGGAAAGTTGGTAAATTGGTGGGAAAAAGACGCGAATGGTGTTAATTATGTTCCTGAAAACCATCCTATGTTTTCTATTTTCACTGTTGGCCCGGGTGATACAGATTATGATTATACTAAAACACCTAGTTATGATATGACAAACAGCCACAGACATCGTTGCATCCGTTATTCGGAAGTTTTATTATGGTATGCTGAATCTCAGGCTCGTGCTGAAGGAACTCCGAATTCATTAGCATACGAATGTATCAACAAAGTACGCGGACGTGCGGGACTAGAGCCACTGCCTTCTGGAATGAGTGGTAAGGCATTTGCTGATGCTGCATTGGCTGAACATGGATGGGAAGTTGCCGGTAACTGGGTGGGTTTGGTTACACGACGCGCAGACCAGTTAAGAATGGAGCTTTTAGAAAAGACATTTACTGAACGTGCTGCTAATGCTTCTGTCGAAGTAGCTCCGGGTGTTTCTGTTAATGAAACAGTGGTGTTTGCAAATAAAACATGGAATCAGAATTTGTTGTATGCACCTTATCCTGCAACAGATGTTTCATTGAATTCCAATTTGGTAAGATAG
- a CDS encoding NAD(P)H-dependent oxidoreductase, translating to MIKVLNERYATKKMNGQVVPEDKVEAIIEAARMAPTSSGLQPFKVIVITNKELKEKIVTISFNQTQVVDCSHLLVFAAWDNYTTERISQMLDFTVDERGLPVGTMDDYKNRLLSIYGTRDAELNFIHAAHQSYIAFGMAIAAAGELKVDATPMEGFDADALDELLGLREQGLRSVTMLPLGYRDAENDWLVNLKKVRRPKEDFVFTLD from the coding sequence ATTATTAAAGTACTCAACGAGCGATACGCTACAAAGAAGATGAACGGACAAGTTGTTCCGGAAGATAAAGTAGAAGCAATTATTGAAGCAGCCCGTATGGCACCCACCTCTTCGGGTCTGCAACCCTTTAAAGTGATTGTTATTACAAACAAAGAATTAAAAGAAAAAATAGTAACTATATCCTTTAATCAGACACAAGTGGTTGATTGTTCTCATTTGCTCGTTTTTGCTGCTTGGGATAATTATACAACCGAACGTATCTCTCAAATGCTTGACTTTACAGTAGACGAAAGAGGTTTGCCTGTAGGGACCATGGATGATTATAAAAACAGATTGCTCAGCATTTATGGAACGCGCGATGCGGAGTTGAACTTTATTCATGCAGCTCATCAATCGTACATCGCATTCGGTATGGCTATTGCCGCCGCCGGCGAATTAAAAGTAGACGCCACTCCCATGGAAGGCTTCGATGCCGATGCACTCGATGAACTATTAGGATTAAGAGAACAAGGCCTCCGCAGTGTAACTATGCTTCCACTGGGTTACCGCGATGCAGAGAATGACTGGTTGGTAAACCTAAAGAAAGTTCGTCGTCCGAAGGAGGACTTTGTATTTACACTCGATTAA
- a CDS encoding DUF5107 domain-containing protein, with protein MKTKFIPLFLLFVAPLMGQQVNMKSISGKIPTYKIGNPEVDPIFFTGRVYQGAEGYIYPYPLYDVLTEEKIEKEYNVLCLNNQYVDISILPEIGGRIFSATDKTNDYHFFYTQSGVKPALIGMLGAWLSGGVEWNIPDHHRASSYMPVSWSMKENQDGSKTIWVGETELRHRLKWSVGVSVYPNRSWVEAKVKVINPTSMIQSMLYWANVSVHCNDDYQVIFPSDVQFGADHHKVYFTNWPEGETTVGSGKKENLSLWKNFTGSSRSIFAWGSQMNFLAGYDFGKDAGTVHVANRYVVPGKKFFLWGNNPNGEMWNKILSDKDGHYLELMVGAYSDNQPDYSWINPGEIREFSQIWYPIKGIKGVKNATVDAAVNLEPVDNKNYRVGYCTTTLYENARVLVKYKDQVLMDKRITIDPDNYFLKELAVPDMLDMYELYTSLSDSEGNLLVDYRPVELKEKPLPKVIDGPKSIIEYKTNEELYLAGLRVDQFNNARLNYMDFYNEALSRDSMDARVNIEVGKHFIRQGEWGKAKKHLLRSQGRLAHDYTTVKNTEALYYLGYVYRMTGDSVKAEESYWAATWTPEYKHRSFYELAIMAVNENNLPKAFDLITESIYVGARDIQALSLKAYILRKLGKEDEAKETILAIQQIDPLDFWSAAESSFLTTGDASFLKASQKYRNDGIIAVQELLEVVNNYMILGATEDALILLNDAIAAGEPYASYPLVYYYKGYNLLKQNNKAEALLCLNQAGMLSPLNNYPLRLEEIELFNEILKEKPDDSFAYYYLGNLYYYLGQKEAGLTNWKKSVELNPSFAIACRNVGFAYGMKGDWDKAITYYEMAVKANPNDALLFTESDKLYEQANIAEPKRLKYMESHLKTVMKHDDAVMRLLTLYNSSAQYDKAIKILTNRHFHLWEGGGQIHQIYVDSHLMKGLNLLNNKHFKEAVLEFDFANQYPINLEVAPSSGGGYEAKTYYLSGIAYEGLNQLDKAKECFRKSANTIFRGSLTDLYYYKVKSLRKLNKFDESDIVLNDMQNQLKRMQENQIDSYAKFGDANQNSQQSNVLYYAGLIHLLQNDVISAKKEFVKAVQLYPGNIWARIMNERSSY; from the coding sequence ATGAAAACCAAATTTATCCCCCTGTTTTTATTGTTTGTTGCACCTTTAATGGGGCAACAAGTTAACATGAAATCTATATCCGGAAAGATTCCTACTTATAAAATCGGAAATCCTGAAGTTGATCCTATATTCTTTACCGGCAGAGTATATCAAGGAGCTGAGGGGTATATTTATCCTTATCCTTTATATGATGTATTGACAGAAGAAAAAATAGAAAAAGAGTATAATGTCCTGTGCTTAAACAATCAATATGTAGATATCTCTATATTGCCGGAAATAGGAGGTCGTATATTTTCTGCGACGGACAAAACAAATGATTATCATTTCTTTTATACGCAGTCTGGTGTAAAGCCTGCTTTGATTGGTATGCTTGGCGCCTGGCTGTCTGGTGGTGTGGAATGGAATATCCCCGATCATCATAGAGCCAGTAGTTATATGCCGGTTAGTTGGTCAATGAAGGAAAACCAAGATGGCAGTAAAACTATCTGGGTCGGAGAAACTGAATTACGACATCGTTTAAAATGGTCGGTAGGGGTATCTGTTTATCCGAATCGATCGTGGGTTGAAGCAAAAGTTAAGGTAATTAATCCTACTTCAATGATTCAGTCTATGTTGTACTGGGCAAATGTTTCTGTACACTGTAATGATGATTATCAGGTAATATTCCCTTCAGATGTTCAATTTGGAGCAGATCATCATAAAGTTTATTTTACCAACTGGCCGGAAGGTGAAACAACTGTAGGTAGCGGGAAAAAAGAAAATTTATCATTGTGGAAGAACTTTACGGGGAGTTCCCGTTCCATTTTTGCCTGGGGTAGTCAGATGAATTTCCTTGCAGGGTATGATTTTGGAAAGGATGCCGGAACGGTTCATGTGGCAAACCGGTATGTAGTTCCGGGAAAGAAATTTTTCTTATGGGGAAATAACCCGAACGGAGAAATGTGGAATAAAATATTGTCGGACAAGGATGGACACTATCTGGAGCTAATGGTAGGAGCGTATTCCGATAACCAACCGGATTATAGTTGGATTAATCCCGGTGAAATACGGGAATTCAGTCAGATATGGTATCCAATAAAGGGAATTAAAGGCGTTAAGAATGCTACAGTAGATGCTGCTGTTAATTTAGAACCGGTAGATAACAAAAACTATCGGGTTGGATATTGTACTACCACTTTATATGAGAATGCCCGGGTGTTGGTAAAATATAAAGATCAGGTATTGATGGATAAGCGGATAACGATTGACCCTGATAACTATTTTCTTAAAGAACTCGCTGTGCCGGATATGTTGGATATGTATGAATTATACACGTCACTTTCTGATTCTGAAGGAAATCTGCTGGTCGATTATCGTCCTGTGGAATTGAAAGAAAAACCGCTTCCTAAAGTAATAGATGGGCCTAAATCTATCATAGAATATAAGACTAACGAAGAATTGTACTTAGCCGGACTTCGTGTAGATCAGTTTAATAATGCCCGTTTGAATTATATGGATTTTTATAATGAAGCACTGTCTCGGGATTCGATGGATGCCAGGGTAAATATTGAAGTTGGAAAACATTTCATACGCCAGGGAGAATGGGGAAAAGCCAAAAAACATTTATTACGTTCCCAAGGCCGATTGGCTCACGATTATACAACTGTAAAGAATACGGAGGCTTTGTATTACTTGGGATATGTGTATCGAATGACCGGCGATTCTGTGAAAGCAGAAGAATCTTATTGGGCTGCTACCTGGACACCGGAATACAAACACCGTTCTTTCTATGAATTGGCTATAATGGCTGTTAATGAGAATAACTTACCAAAAGCATTCGATTTGATTACAGAGTCGATATATGTTGGAGCGCGTGATATTCAGGCGCTGTCTTTAAAAGCTTACATCCTGCGTAAGCTGGGAAAAGAAGACGAGGCAAAAGAAACCATTCTTGCAATTCAACAGATTGATCCGTTAGACTTCTGGAGCGCGGCAGAGTCAAGTTTCTTAACAACAGGTGATGCTTCTTTTCTTAAAGCAAGTCAGAAATATCGAAATGACGGAATAATTGCAGTTCAGGAATTGCTGGAAGTTGTGAACAATTATATGATTTTAGGTGCTACGGAAGATGCGCTCATTTTATTGAATGATGCTATTGCTGCCGGTGAGCCGTATGCTTCTTATCCGTTAGTCTATTATTACAAGGGATACAATTTGCTAAAACAGAATAATAAGGCTGAGGCTCTTTTGTGTCTCAACCAAGCAGGGATGCTTTCTCCATTAAATAACTATCCATTACGATTGGAGGAGATTGAATTGTTTAATGAGATTCTGAAAGAAAAGCCCGATGATTCTTTTGCATACTATTATTTGGGTAATTTGTACTATTATTTAGGTCAAAAGGAAGCCGGACTTACAAACTGGAAGAAGAGCGTGGAACTTAACCCGTCTTTTGCAATTGCTTGCCGTAATGTTGGTTTTGCCTATGGAATGAAAGGTGATTGGGATAAGGCCATTACCTATTATGAAATGGCAGTGAAGGCTAATCCAAACGATGCTCTTCTATTTACAGAATCGGATAAGTTGTACGAACAAGCTAATATTGCTGAACCAAAACGACTGAAATACATGGAGTCTCATTTGAAAACGGTGATGAAACATGATGATGCTGTAATGCGTTTGCTTACTTTGTATAATTCGTCTGCTCAGTACGATAAAGCAATAAAGATATTGACAAACAGACATTTCCATTTATGGGAAGGAGGGGGACAAATTCATCAGATTTATGTGGACTCTCATTTGATGAAAGGACTGAACTTACTAAATAACAAACACTTCAAAGAGGCAGTCCTGGAATTTGATTTTGCTAATCAGTATCCCATAAACCTTGAAGTCGCTCCTTCTTCAGGTGGAGGATATGAAGCTAAAACCTATTATCTGTCTGGCATAGCCTACGAAGGTTTAAATCAGTTGGATAAAGCCAAAGAGTGTTTTAGAAAGTCAGCCAATACTATTTTCAGAGGTAGTCTGACCGATTTGTATTATTATAAAGTAAAGTCATTGAGAAAACTGAACAAATTTGACGAATCAGATATAGTGCTTAATGATATGCAGAATCAATTGAAGCGTATGCAAGAGAATCAGATTGATTCATATGCCAAATTTGGTGATGCCAATCAAAATTCTCAGCAAAGCAATGTTTTGTACTATGCAGGTCTGATTCATTTATTACAAAATGATGTAATTAGTGCGAAGAAAGAATTTGTTAAGGCTGTTCAATTGTATCCTGGAAATATCTGGGCTAGAATAATGAATGAGAGAAGTTCTTATTGA